The Sulfurospirillum halorespirans DSM 13726 genome has a window encoding:
- the fbaA gene encoding class II fructose-bisphosphate aldolase: MVNAKIFDFVKPGVVTGSDLEKVFAIAKANQFAIPAVNVVGTNSINAVLEAAKAANSPVIVQFSNGGAEFYAGKGVNGLKAGVLGAISGALHVHTLAEAYGVAVILHTDHAARKLLPWIDELLSASEMHFAKTNKPLYSSHMLDLSEESLEKNVQTCVSYLKRMSKMGMTLEIELGCTGGEEDGVDNTHMDNAALYTQPQDVAYAYEELLKISPNFTIAASFGNVHGVYKPGNVNLTPKILDNSQKYIEEKFKTDAKPVNFVFHGGSGSELSDIREAVGYGVIKMNIDTDTQWAFWEGTKGYVEKYAPYLQGQIGNPEGDDKPNKKYYDPRKWLRPGEESVKNRLLKAFEDLNCLNRC; encoded by the coding sequence ATGGTAAATGCGAAAATTTTTGATTTTGTAAAACCGGGTGTTGTTACAGGAAGTGATCTAGAGAAGGTTTTTGCGATTGCAAAAGCAAACCAATTTGCAATTCCTGCTGTCAATGTTGTGGGAACAAACTCGATCAATGCCGTTTTAGAGGCAGCCAAAGCGGCAAATTCTCCTGTAATTGTTCAATTTTCCAACGGTGGAGCTGAGTTTTATGCAGGAAAAGGTGTCAATGGACTCAAAGCGGGCGTACTTGGCGCCATCAGTGGTGCTTTACATGTACATACATTGGCTGAAGCGTACGGGGTTGCGGTGATTTTACATACCGATCATGCAGCGCGTAAACTGCTTCCATGGATCGATGAGCTTCTGAGTGCAAGTGAGATGCATTTTGCAAAAACGAACAAGCCCCTTTACAGTTCGCACATGTTGGACCTTTCCGAAGAGTCATTAGAGAAAAATGTACAAACCTGTGTTTCGTACCTCAAACGCATGAGCAAAATGGGGATGACCTTGGAGATTGAGCTTGGGTGTACAGGTGGCGAAGAAGATGGAGTGGATAACACCCACATGGATAATGCAGCCCTTTACACACAGCCACAAGATGTTGCGTATGCGTACGAAGAGCTTTTGAAAATCAGCCCTAATTTTACCATCGCAGCCTCTTTTGGTAACGTGCATGGTGTGTATAAACCCGGCAACGTCAATTTAACGCCAAAAATCTTAGATAATTCTCAAAAGTACATTGAGGAAAAATTTAAAACCGATGCCAAACCTGTGAATTTTGTATTTCACGGTGGAAGCGGAAGCGAACTTTCCGACATTCGTGAAGCGGTTGGTTATGGCGTCATCAAGATGAACATCGATACCGACACCCAATGGGCATTTTGGGAAGGAACAAAGGGATATGTTGAAAAATATGCACCGTATCTTCAAGGGCAAATTGGTAACCCTGAAGGTGATGATAAACCCAATAAAAAATACTATGATCCACGCAAATGGCTTCGCCCCGGTGAAGAGAGCGTTAAAAATCGTCTTTTAAAAGCCTTTGAAGACCTTAATTGCTTAAACCGTTGCTAA
- the hisD gene encoding histidinol dehydrogenase has product MLLLKTNEVNFQAQFDELLRRGNMDMENVSKIVGGILSEIKVEGNSALKNHIEKFDKWHVGNDEALEVKTEEMKKAYDALDVKLKSALELAYKRIYTYHEKLMPKSWLDFEDNGTVLGQKVTPVDRAGLYIPGGKAAYPSSLLMNAIPAIVAGVKEIVVCTPAPNNELNPLLLAAMHLCGITKAFKVGGASAIGAMAYGTQSIPKVDVITGPGNIFVATAKKLVFGDVNIDMIAGPSEIGVLADTSADPHLLAIDLLSQAEHDEMASSILITPSLEIAEKTRTEVYAWLETLERKAIAEVSIKERGAIIVTSSMDEAVDLMNQIAPEHLEIVTSHPFDLLPRIRHAGAIFMGAYTPEPIGDYIAGPNHTLPTGGTAKFYSPLGVENFLKRSSIISMSKQGIDEIGEACALLAHTEGLGAHEASVRVRLSSK; this is encoded by the coding sequence ATGTTACTTTTAAAAACCAATGAAGTAAATTTTCAAGCCCAATTCGATGAACTTCTCCGTCGTGGGAATATGGATATGGAAAATGTCTCCAAAATTGTGGGAGGAATCCTTTCTGAGATTAAAGTTGAGGGCAATAGCGCCTTAAAAAATCATATTGAAAAATTCGATAAATGGCATGTTGGGAACGATGAAGCGCTTGAAGTTAAAACTGAAGAGATGAAAAAAGCCTATGATGCGTTGGATGTCAAACTAAAATCAGCGCTAGAATTGGCGTATAAACGCATTTACACGTACCATGAAAAATTGATGCCAAAATCTTGGCTTGATTTTGAAGACAATGGCACGGTTTTAGGTCAAAAAGTAACCCCAGTCGACCGCGCAGGGCTTTACATTCCTGGTGGCAAAGCGGCGTACCCAAGCAGTTTGTTGATGAACGCGATTCCTGCCATTGTGGCTGGTGTTAAAGAGATTGTGGTCTGTACGCCTGCGCCCAACAATGAACTCAATCCATTACTGCTTGCGGCGATGCACCTCTGTGGTATCACAAAGGCGTTTAAAGTTGGTGGGGCAAGTGCAATTGGCGCTATGGCGTATGGTACGCAAAGTATCCCAAAAGTGGACGTGATCACGGGACCGGGTAATATCTTTGTGGCGACGGCTAAAAAACTTGTTTTTGGTGACGTTAATATTGATATGATCGCAGGCCCTAGTGAAATTGGAGTGCTTGCTGACACGAGTGCCGATCCACATCTTTTAGCGATCGATCTGCTCTCCCAAGCGGAGCACGATGAGATGGCAAGTTCCATTTTGATTACTCCTTCGCTAGAGATTGCGGAGAAAACACGTACGGAAGTGTATGCGTGGCTTGAAACACTGGAACGTAAAGCGATTGCTGAAGTTTCAATCAAAGAGCGAGGTGCTATTATTGTGACCTCTTCGATGGATGAAGCGGTGGATTTGATGAATCAAATCGCTCCTGAACACTTAGAAATCGTCACATCACACCCATTTGATTTACTTCCTCGTATTCGCCATGCGGGTGCTATTTTTATGGGCGCATACACGCCTGAGCCAATTGGAGATTATATTGCAGGGCCAAACCACACGCTTCCAACGGGTGGTACTGCCAAGTTTTACTCACCACTGGGTGTTGAGAACTTCTTGAAGCGCTCCTCCATCATTAGCATGAGCAAGCAGGGCATTGATGAGATCGGTGAAGCGTGCGCACTTCTGGCACATACCGAAGGGCTTGGCGCGCATGAAGCGAGTGTGCGCGTTCGCCTCTCTTCCAAATGA
- a CDS encoding NAD+ synthase, which translates to MNKYQSIENFLIKFLQDEVQKAGFSKVVLGISGGVDSAVVAILAHKTFGDNLLGIMLPASTSSRASLEHASELCQKFGIKVEKIPVGPLVDTYFHDKKDASKLRIGNFSARMRMSVLYDISARENALVLGTGNKSEILLGYGTIFGDLACAINPIGGLYKSEIFEFAAYLGVPSSILSKAPSADLWEDQSDEGEFGFSYAQIDKVLYAHIEEGKDKEALLASGFEKELVEMALERIASNLFKGKLPTIADLSAVK; encoded by the coding sequence ATGAACAAATACCAATCCATTGAAAATTTTTTAATTAAGTTCCTTCAAGATGAGGTGCAAAAAGCTGGTTTTTCTAAAGTGGTTTTGGGTATCAGCGGCGGCGTAGATTCGGCTGTTGTTGCTATTCTTGCCCATAAAACTTTTGGTGATAATTTACTAGGAATCATGCTTCCTGCGTCGACTTCAAGTCGTGCAAGTTTAGAGCATGCGAGCGAGCTTTGCCAAAAATTTGGCATTAAGGTCGAGAAAATTCCTGTTGGTCCTCTAGTCGATACCTACTTTCACGATAAAAAAGATGCTTCAAAACTTCGCATTGGTAATTTTAGTGCACGTATGCGTATGTCGGTTCTTTACGATATTTCAGCACGTGAAAATGCGCTTGTGTTAGGTACGGGCAATAAAAGTGAAATTTTGCTCGGATACGGCACTATTTTTGGCGATTTAGCGTGTGCGATCAATCCTATTGGCGGACTCTATAAAAGCGAAATTTTTGAATTTGCAGCTTATCTTGGTGTTCCAAGTTCCATCCTTAGCAAAGCACCTTCCGCAGATCTTTGGGAAGACCAAAGTGATGAGGGCGAGTTTGGATTTAGTTATGCCCAGATTGATAAAGTGCTGTACGCACACATTGAAGAGGGAAAAGACAAAGAAGCCCTCCTTGCCTCTGGTTTTGAGAAAGAGCTTGTTGAAATGGCATTAGAGCGCATCGCAAGTAATCTTTTTAAAGGAAAACTTCCAACCATTGCTGATTTGTCAGCGGTAAAATAA
- a CDS encoding 1-aminocyclopropane-1-carboxylate deaminase: protein MFFPPSPFEKRTFQNQLFYLKRDDLLSKDFSGNKARKFHFFLTHDFPHITRVVSSGSNQSNAMYSLSVLARLKGWEFIYVCDHIPRFLKDNPIGNYKAALANGMKMVESLTREDEVLNWLDAKSLHVNEGGRQKEVEEGIKILANELLVNIQTHSIPNPYLFLPSGTGTTALFLQKHLPFPVFTCNTVGDSAYLQKQWKMVEPELASLPIILESMKKYHYGKLYIELYVLWQHLRDEMGVEFDLVYDPVGWQTLLEHLTSLNGTPIYLHQGGVLGNTSMIQRYARKANML from the coding sequence ATGTTTTTCCCTCCTTCTCCTTTTGAAAAACGAACCTTCCAAAATCAGCTTTTTTACCTGAAACGCGATGATCTACTGAGTAAAGATTTTTCAGGCAATAAAGCGCGTAAATTTCACTTCTTTTTAACGCACGATTTCCCTCACATCACTCGTGTTGTAAGTTCAGGCTCCAATCAATCCAACGCCATGTATTCACTCTCTGTTTTAGCGCGCCTCAAAGGGTGGGAGTTTATTTATGTCTGCGATCATATTCCACGTTTTTTGAAAGACAATCCTATCGGTAATTACAAAGCAGCATTGGCAAATGGCATGAAGATGGTTGAATCGCTGACGCGCGAGGACGAAGTTTTAAACTGGCTTGATGCAAAGAGTTTACATGTAAACGAAGGTGGTAGGCAAAAAGAGGTGGAAGAGGGCATAAAGATTTTAGCGAACGAGCTTTTAGTCAATATTCAAACGCATTCCATTCCCAATCCTTATCTCTTTTTACCCTCAGGAACGGGCACAACGGCACTCTTTTTGCAAAAGCATCTTCCCTTTCCGGTCTTTACATGTAACACGGTTGGCGATAGTGCGTATTTGCAAAAGCAGTGGAAGATGGTTGAGCCTGAATTAGCGTCTTTGCCTATTATTTTAGAAAGTATGAAAAAGTATCATTACGGAAAATTGTACATAGAATTATATGTATTATGGCAGCATTTACGGGATGAAATGGGCGTGGAGTTTGATTTGGTGTACGATCCTGTCGGTTGGCAAACTTTATTGGAGCATCTTACATCACTTAATGGAACGCCCATTTATCTCCATCAAGGAGGAGTTTTGGGCAATACTTCTATGATTCAGAGGTATGCGCGTAAGGCAAATATGCTATAA
- a CDS encoding peptidylprolyl isomerase, translating to MKKVILSSIAAAVLSVSLNATVYATVNGEDVNDQDIAVLMRAMQGAKFEELPADAKQKIVEQAVERKLLTTEATKSGVEKEKDYAEALKRIKADLALEVWMKKIYDGVKVDAKDVKDYYDKNADKFMQPATVKARHVLVKTEQEAKDVIKELDGLSGQKLNDKFVELATTKSTGPSGQGGGELGWFAANQMVKPFSDAAFALKKGEITKTPVQTQFGFHVILVEDTKAAEKATFDVVKAQIENGLKMEKFRILVADKAKTLRKNAKVTIK from the coding sequence GTGAAAAAAGTTATTCTAAGCAGTATTGCTGCGGCAGTATTAAGTGTAAGTTTAAATGCAACCGTTTATGCAACTGTCAACGGTGAAGATGTGAACGATCAAGACATTGCAGTGCTTATGCGCGCAATGCAAGGTGCAAAGTTTGAAGAACTTCCCGCAGATGCGAAGCAAAAAATTGTTGAACAAGCAGTTGAGCGTAAACTTTTAACCACAGAAGCAACCAAAAGTGGTGTTGAAAAAGAGAAAGATTATGCTGAAGCGCTTAAGCGTATCAAAGCCGACCTTGCTCTTGAAGTTTGGATGAAAAAAATCTACGATGGCGTTAAAGTAGATGCTAAAGATGTGAAAGATTATTATGACAAAAACGCTGACAAATTTATGCAACCTGCAACGGTTAAAGCACGACACGTACTTGTTAAAACTGAGCAAGAAGCGAAAGATGTCATTAAAGAATTAGACGGTCTTAGTGGTCAAAAACTCAATGACAAATTTGTTGAGCTTGCAACGACTAAATCAACAGGACCTAGCGGTCAAGGTGGCGGTGAACTTGGTTGGTTTGCAGCCAATCAAATGGTAAAACCTTTCTCAGATGCAGCATTTGCACTTAAAAAAGGTGAAATCACTAAAACGCCTGTTCAAACACAATTCGGTTTCCATGTTATTTTAGTGGAAGATACCAAAGCAGCTGAAAAAGCAACGTTTGACGTGGTTAAAGCGCAAATTGAAAATGGCTTAAAAATGGAAAAATTCCGTATTCTAGTAGCCGATAAAGCTAAAACACTCAGAAAAAATGCAAAAGTAACGATCAAGTAA
- the cmoB gene encoding tRNA 5-methoxyuridine(34)/uridine 5-oxyacetic acid(34) synthase CmoB produces MPLNKIRQERLAWLEWKDIAPMREALASLPKIENITTTLGNSIHIDALHVNDSDKEIIKEYTLALRPWRKGPFELFNTFIDTEWQSFIKYNLLEPYFNLEGKIVGDIGCNNGYYLFRMLSHKPKKLVGFDPSALYKTQFDFINHFLKSDIVYEMLGVEHLPLYEHKFDTLFCLGVLYHRSDPIQTLKALYQGLNPDGELILDTFMVDGDTPVALCPSKTYSKIPNVYFVPTIPALTNWLERAKFKDIEVLEIKKTDASEQRKTEWIYGESLEHFLDPLHPDLTIEGYPAPQRVYIKAKR; encoded by the coding sequence ATGCCTTTAAATAAAATTCGCCAAGAGCGACTAGCGTGGCTAGAATGGAAAGATATTGCACCGATGCGAGAAGCCCTCGCCTCTCTTCCTAAGATTGAAAACATCACCACAACTTTGGGCAATAGCATCCACATAGATGCTTTACATGTAAACGATTCTGACAAAGAGATCATCAAAGAATACACCCTTGCCCTTCGTCCTTGGCGAAAGGGTCCTTTTGAGCTGTTTAATACCTTTATAGACACCGAATGGCAAAGCTTTATCAAGTACAATCTCTTAGAACCCTATTTTAATTTGGAAGGCAAAATCGTTGGAGACATTGGCTGTAACAACGGCTATTATCTCTTTCGTATGCTTTCACACAAACCTAAAAAACTGGTTGGGTTTGATCCTTCTGCTTTGTATAAAACGCAGTTTGATTTTATCAACCATTTTCTCAAAAGTGATATTGTCTACGAAATGTTAGGCGTTGAACATCTGCCTTTGTATGAACATAAATTCGATACCCTCTTTTGTTTAGGCGTTCTCTACCACCGAAGCGACCCAATTCAAACCCTTAAAGCACTCTACCAAGGACTCAATCCTGATGGAGAGCTTATTTTAGATACGTTTATGGTAGATGGAGACACCCCTGTGGCACTTTGTCCCTCAAAAACCTACTCTAAAATTCCCAATGTCTATTTTGTGCCAACCATTCCAGCTCTGACAAATTGGTTAGAACGTGCAAAATTTAAGGACATTGAAGTCCTAGAGATCAAAAAAACCGATGCTTCTGAACAGCGTAAAACCGAGTGGATTTACGGTGAAAGTTTGGAGCATTTTCTTGACCCACTTCATCCTGATTTGACGATAGAAGGCTACCCTGCACCTCAAAGGGTCTATATTAAAGCAAAACGTTAA
- a CDS encoding M20/M25/M40 family metallo-hydrolase has product MEQIVEHFRAITAIPRCSYHTTQMKEAIKAFAQTHDFVVLEDAIGNILCQKGSPQVCLQAHYDMVCIGDTQNIEIVIEKGIIRAKNSTLGADNGMGMAMMFWAMEHNENLECLFTVDEEVGLIGAMQFTMPLKSACLLNLDAEEEGEIYIGCAGGVDVIASLSLQYEPLEDFAYVYEIHAFDFLGGHSGVDIDKKIPSAIKALGYELLNQDVVLIALEGGERRNAIPKSATAIVASKTPLHVNDSRLHVKPLERSNYTHFIAASNAIMKALGAFAQGVREWDRVLDIPSMSINLGVISNSNGVLRLDCAARAMDDENLAILAGETEAFFKALGFDVTQEGWHGAWKPEVTPFALRVQEAMQSIYAHAPFKAIHAGLECGELIARQPQKIEAVSIGPTIRYPHSLREECDLVSVYNTASIVQKIINTYKD; this is encoded by the coding sequence ATGGAGCAAATAGTAGAACATTTTAGAGCAATTACCGCCATTCCTCGTTGCAGTTATCATACCACTCAGATGAAAGAGGCGATTAAAGCATTTGCGCAAACGCATGATTTTGTGGTGCTCGAAGATGCCATCGGCAATATCTTATGTCAAAAAGGTTCTCCCCAAGTCTGTTTGCAAGCGCATTACGACATGGTCTGCATTGGTGATACTCAAAACATAGAAATTGTAATAGAAAAGGGGATCATACGAGCCAAAAACTCTACGCTTGGTGCGGATAATGGCATGGGCATGGCGATGATGTTTTGGGCGATGGAGCATAACGAAAATCTTGAATGTCTTTTTACCGTCGATGAAGAGGTGGGACTTATTGGTGCGATGCAGTTTACTATGCCTTTAAAATCTGCATGCTTACTCAATTTGGATGCCGAAGAAGAGGGTGAAATTTACATCGGGTGTGCAGGTGGTGTGGATGTTATTGCCTCTTTGAGCCTTCAGTATGAACCTTTGGAAGATTTTGCGTATGTGTATGAGATTCACGCGTTTGATTTTTTAGGCGGACATTCGGGGGTTGATATTGATAAAAAAATCCCCTCCGCCATTAAAGCGCTTGGGTATGAGCTTTTAAACCAAGATGTCGTTTTGATCGCGCTAGAAGGCGGTGAGAGACGCAATGCGATTCCTAAGAGTGCAACGGCGATTGTGGCGTCCAAAACACCTTTACATGTAAACGATTCACGTTTACATGTAAAGCCTTTAGAGCGAAGTAATTATACGCATTTTATTGCAGCGTCCAATGCTATCATGAAAGCGCTTGGCGCGTTTGCACAAGGTGTTCGTGAGTGGGATAGGGTGCTTGATATTCCTTCGATGAGCATCAATCTGGGAGTGATTTCCAATAGCAATGGCGTGCTACGACTGGACTGCGCAGCTAGAGCGATGGATGATGAAAATTTGGCTATACTAGCAGGAGAAACAGAGGCGTTTTTTAAAGCACTTGGCTTTGACGTAACGCAAGAAGGTTGGCATGGTGCATGGAAGCCCGAAGTCACACCTTTTGCGCTTCGTGTTCAAGAAGCGATGCAGAGTATTTATGCGCATGCTCCTTTTAAAGCCATTCATGCAGGACTTGAGTGTGGTGAGTTGATTGCAAGACAACCTCAAAAAATCGAAGCGGTCTCCATAGGACCCACGATTCGTTATCCGCATTCTCTCAGAGAAGAGTGCGATCTTGTCTCTGTTTACAACACGGCTTCCATCGTTCAAAAAATTATAAATACCTACAAGGATTAA
- a CDS encoding ketopantoate reductase family protein, with the protein MNIIIFGAGGVGSYFAAKLLEAGHEVLLVARGEHLDALQTNGLVLSHPTLHFSHPVKALDMEALSHLDPHHYDVILLLTKSTATREAAASLAQWLKRQIIPPYIVSLQNGVENEAILCDYFAEEFVIGGLTRKIGAHVVAPGCVNAVGSAETILGMMRTTSENETFLETLAKTFNEAGIPTQTTYDIEQELWKKLIINNGVNALCALLGVKTGVLFDHTKLSSIVQGLMQETAAAARALLVKITEADVEAMFELIKHFDSIKPSMLVDLEQNRSIEIEEICGVVIRALHQIGVDAPYTKTISTLLEFKLGEKQ; encoded by the coding sequence ATGAACATTATCATCTTTGGCGCTGGTGGAGTAGGGAGCTACTTCGCCGCCAAATTATTAGAAGCTGGGCATGAGGTTTTGTTGGTCGCGCGAGGTGAGCATTTAGACGCTTTGCAGACCAATGGTCTTGTCCTCTCGCATCCAACGCTTCACTTCTCTCATCCTGTAAAAGCGTTAGATATGGAAGCGCTTTCGCACCTTGATCCACACCATTACGATGTGATTTTACTGCTGACAAAATCCACCGCAACACGCGAAGCCGCCGCTTCTTTGGCGCAGTGGCTTAAACGACAGATCATACCTCCTTACATTGTTTCTTTGCAAAATGGCGTTGAAAATGAGGCGATTTTATGCGACTATTTCGCGGAAGAGTTTGTCATAGGCGGTTTAACCCGTAAAATTGGTGCGCACGTTGTAGCTCCCGGATGCGTGAATGCGGTGGGGTCTGCTGAGACCATTTTAGGGATGATGCGCACAACCTCTGAGAATGAGACTTTTTTAGAAACGTTGGCAAAAACGTTTAATGAAGCGGGTATCCCGACGCAAACGACGTATGATATTGAGCAAGAACTTTGGAAAAAGCTTATCATTAACAACGGTGTGAATGCCTTGTGCGCGCTTTTGGGCGTCAAAACAGGCGTTTTATTTGATCACACGAAGCTCTCATCCATCGTGCAAGGCTTGATGCAGGAAACTGCCGCTGCCGCACGTGCTTTACTTGTAAAGATTACGGAGGCCGATGTTGAGGCGATGTTTGAACTCATAAAGCATTTTGATTCGATTAAACCTTCGATGCTGGTGGATTTGGAGCAGAATCGAAGCATAGAGATCGAGGAGATTTGTGGTGTCGTCATTCGCGCATTGCATCAAATCGGTGTGGATGCACCGTATACGAAAACGATTTCGACGTTACTTGAATTTAAATTAGGAGAAAAACAGTGA
- a CDS encoding PaaI family thioesterase gives MAKNNAGLVKDMIDNTTNFEDDLELLDDTSLDSANFLNDNLKTHLKIKSTLVGNLVAMAKNTSKVVLQTTHDMSVDEFGLIHSGFLFGSAEYAAVAAVNEPNVVVIGCRSKFFAPAKVGDLITFEAKGRFEDARKREIKVIGMINEIKVFEGLFQAVLLEKHILQTKIDELQASFNPKDLA, from the coding sequence ATGGCAAAGAATAACGCGGGATTAGTCAAAGATATGATCGATAACACCACCAATTTTGAAGATGACTTAGAACTGTTGGATGACACGTCTCTTGATTCTGCCAATTTTTTAAATGACAATCTTAAAACCCATCTCAAAATTAAAAGTACTCTCGTTGGCAATCTTGTAGCCATGGCAAAAAACACCTCAAAAGTTGTTTTACAAACCACTCATGATATGAGCGTTGATGAGTTTGGGCTGATTCACAGTGGGTTTCTCTTTGGTTCAGCAGAATATGCAGCCGTGGCAGCTGTGAATGAGCCCAATGTCGTTGTCATTGGCTGTCGTTCAAAGTTTTTTGCGCCTGCCAAAGTGGGGGATCTAATCACGTTTGAAGCCAAAGGGCGTTTTGAAGATGCGCGTAAACGCGAGATCAAAGTGATTGGCATGATCAATGAAATCAAAGTGTTTGAAGGACTCTTTCAAGCTGTTTTACTTGAGAAACATATCCTTCAAACAAAAATTGATGAGCTACAAGCCAGTTTCAACCCCAAAGATTTAGCCTAA
- the nth gene encoding endonuclease III yields MKKATQKEIATIKALFLEHYESAVTELKYSSLYELLVSVMLSAQCTDKRVNLITPALFERYPDAASLSVADLDEVKSFINSCSFFNNKATNLLKMAQKVVELYDGEIPLDEQKLMGLAGVGQKTAHVVMIEYANANLMAVDTHVFRVSHRLGLSSAKTAIKTEEELTKIFKNDLHTLHQAMVLFGRYTCKAVHPMCEACFLNAYCKTTQTFKV; encoded by the coding sequence ATGAAAAAAGCCACCCAAAAAGAGATTGCCACCATTAAAGCTCTTTTTTTAGAACACTATGAAAGTGCCGTTACCGAACTCAAATACAGCTCTTTGTACGAACTCTTAGTCTCTGTGATGCTCTCAGCCCAATGCACCGATAAACGGGTCAATCTCATCACCCCTGCGCTGTTTGAGCGCTATCCTGATGCTGCGTCACTTTCCGTTGCCGATCTTGATGAGGTCAAATCGTTCATCAACTCTTGCTCTTTTTTCAACAATAAAGCGACCAATCTTCTTAAAATGGCTCAAAAAGTGGTCGAACTCTATGATGGCGAAATTCCCTTGGATGAGCAAAAACTGATGGGTCTGGCAGGTGTCGGGCAAAAAACAGCGCATGTTGTCATGATCGAATACGCCAATGCCAACTTAATGGCCGTCGACACCCATGTTTTTCGTGTATCACACCGTTTGGGACTCTCAAGCGCTAAAACAGCGATTAAAACCGAAGAGGAGTTGACGAAGATTTTTAAAAATGATCTGCACACCCTTCACCAAGCGATGGTGCTTTTTGGCAGATACACCTGTAAAGCCGTCCATCCCATGTGTGAAGCGTGTTTTTTAAACGCCTATTGTAAAACAACGCAAACGTTTAAGGTCTAA
- a CDS encoding MBL fold metallo-hydrolase, translated as MQIKSRACGAYGTNCYIVTIDGKEIIIDPGMEAAEWVLAQVSHPIAILNTHGHFDHVWSNAALVKALHIPLYAPIEDCFMLESDPFIQGTPASYADVKVVGDQRFELEGIVVQFLHFPGHTPGCSAILIGNTLFSGDFIFKNSIGRYDFPYSSSDQMRQSLEKFLQIDADWEIFPGHGERTTLKVEQKNVPYWFSFLG; from the coding sequence ATGCAGATCAAAAGTAGAGCGTGTGGCGCTTATGGAACCAATTGTTACATCGTTACAATAGACGGCAAAGAGATTATTATTGACCCTGGAATGGAAGCGGCAGAATGGGTGTTAGCCCAGGTATCGCATCCTATTGCCATTTTAAATACGCACGGTCATTTTGACCATGTGTGGAGCAACGCAGCACTGGTAAAAGCGCTTCATATTCCTCTTTATGCCCCGATTGAGGACTGTTTTATGTTAGAGAGCGATCCTTTTATTCAAGGCACACCCGCAAGTTACGCCGATGTCAAAGTTGTGGGTGATCAACGCTTTGAACTAGAAGGTATTGTGGTGCAGTTTTTGCATTTTCCAGGACACACACCTGGCTGCAGTGCTATTTTAATTGGCAATACACTGTTTAGTGGAGATTTTATCTTTAAAAATTCGATTGGTCGGTATGATTTTCCCTATAGTAGCAGTGATCAAATGCGTCAAAGTTTGGAAAAATTCCTACAAATCGATGCAGATTGGGAAATTTTTCCAGGACATGGAGAAAGGACAACGCTTAAAGTTGAACAAAAAAATGTACCGTATTGGTTTAGTTTTTTAGGCTAA
- a CDS encoding thioredoxin family protein, whose amino-acid sequence MALVHSASLELGKTLEHFELEDPNGKRFKSQELFGKGGFMIAVMCNHCPYSNAIWKRLITVAEFAKKLDIGTVAINPNIHPNYPEDSPSHMLDKIAEMSIDFPYLIDENQDVAKSLGAVCTPDIFLFDGDAKLYYHGRLDDNWQDARSVKEEELREAVMMLFSKQDAPKVQHPSQGCSIKWIDTVTG is encoded by the coding sequence ATGGCACTGGTACACTCTGCTTCACTTGAGCTTGGCAAAACACTCGAGCATTTTGAACTTGAAGATCCGAATGGAAAACGTTTTAAGAGTCAAGAACTGTTTGGAAAAGGTGGTTTTATGATCGCTGTGATGTGCAATCATTGCCCCTATTCCAACGCTATTTGGAAGCGGTTGATCACGGTGGCTGAATTTGCGAAAAAATTAGACATTGGCACCGTGGCGATCAATCCCAATATTCACCCTAATTACCCCGAAGATTCACCTTCACACATGCTTGATAAAATCGCTGAGATGAGCATCGACTTTCCTTATCTTATCGATGAAAACCAAGATGTCGCCAAAAGTTTGGGTGCAGTCTGCACGCCTGACATTTTTTTATTTGATGGTGACGCAAAACTCTATTATCATGGAAGATTGGATGATAACTGGCAAGATGCACGCAGTGTCAAAGAAGAAGAGCTTAGAGAAGCGGTGATGATGCTCTTTAGCAAACAAGATGCTCCCAAAGTGCAACACCCTTCGCAAGGCTGCTCTATCAAATGGATCGACACCGTTACGGGGTAA